From Suncus etruscus isolate mSunEtr1 chromosome 6, mSunEtr1.pri.cur, whole genome shotgun sequence, one genomic window encodes:
- the NFYC gene encoding nuclear transcription factor Y subunit gamma codes for MSTEGGFGGTSSSDAQQSLQSFWPRVMEEIRNLTVKDFRVQELPLARIKKIMKLDEDVKMISAEAPVLFAKAAQIFITELTLRAWIHTEDNKRRTLQRNDIAMAITKFDQFDFLIDIVPRDELKPPKRQEEVRQSVTPAEPVQYYFTLAQQPAAVQVQGQQQGQQTTNSTTTIQPGQIIIAQPQQGQTTPVTMQVGEGQQVQIVQAQPQGQTQQAQSSTGQTMQVMQQIITNTGEIQQIPVQLNAGQLQYIRLAQPVSGTQVVQGQIQTLATNAQQITQTEVQQGQQQFSQFTDGQQLYQIQQVTMPAGQDLAQPMFIQSANQASDGQAPQVTGD; via the exons ATGTCCACAGAAGGAGGATTTGGTGGTACGAGCAGCAGCGATGCCCAGCAAAGTTTACAGTCCTTCTGGCCTCGTGTCATGGAAGAAATCCGGAATTTAACAGTG AAAGATTTCCGAGTGCAGGAACTTCCACTGGCTCGTATTAAGAAGATTATGAAACTGGACGAAGATGTGAAG ATGATCAGTGCAGAAGCTCCTGTGCTCTTTGCCAAGGCAGCCCAGATTTTTATCACAGAGTTGACGCTCCGAGCCTGGATCCATACAGAGGATAACAAACGACGCACTCTGCAG AGAAATGACATCGCCATGGCAATTACAAAATTTGATCAGTTTGATTTTCTCATCGATATTGTTCCCAGAGATGAACTGAAACCTCCAAAGCGTCAG GAGGAGGTGCGCCAGTCTGTGACTCCTGCTGAGCCCGTCCAGTACTACTTCACGCTGGCTCAGCAGCCTGCTGCTGTCCAAGTGCAGGGGCAGCAGCAGGGCCAGCAGACCACCAATTCGACAACCACCATTCAGCCCGGACAGATCATCATCGCGCAGCCTCAGCAGGGCCAG ACCACACCGGTGACCATGCAGGTTGGAGAAGGACAACAGGTACAGATTGTCCAGGCACAGCCCCAAGGTCAAACCCAGCAGGCCCAGAGCAGCACCGGACAGACCATGCAGGTGATGCAGCAAATCATAACGAACACAGGCGAGATCCAGCAGATCCCG GTGCAGCTGAATGCTGGCCAGCTGCAGTATATTCGCTTAGCCCAGCCTGTATCAGGCACCCAAGTTGTGCAGGGACAGATCCAGACACTTGCCACCAATGCTCAACAG ATCACACAGACCGAGGTCCAGCAAGGACAGCAGCAGTTCAGCCAGTTCACAGATGGCCAG CAGCTCTACCAGATTCAGCAAGTCACCATGCCTGCCGGTCAGGACCTGGCGCAGCCCATGTTCATCCAGTCAGCCAACCAGGCCTCCGATGGGCAAGCTCCTCAAGTGACTGGTGACTGA